DNA from Marinagarivorans cellulosilyticus:
TTTTTTGCACATAGCCCAAGTTGGAATAGCCGGTACCAAAATCGTCGATGGCCAAGCTGATGCCCATTAGCTTAAGTTGTTCTACCGACTCATCAAATTCGGGCGAGTCCGACAGCAGTTCAGATTCTGTAATTTCTAATTCGAGGGAGTTTGGCGAGATTGGCACATCAGCTAATATTTTCTTGACGCGTTTTTTGAAATCGTCACGTTTGAGCTGAATGGTCGATACATTAACGGCTACCCGGAACTCGGGAAAGTACTTGCTTTGTAGGCCGGATATGTCGCGGCAGGCACGTTCTAGTACCCAAGCGCCGATATCTACAATCAAGCCCGACTTCTCGGCAAGGGGAATAAATATATCTGGGCGGATCAGGCCGCGCTTGGGGTGCTGCCAGCGCACTAATGCTTCGGCGCCGATAATTTTGCCGGTTTCTAATAGAACAATCGGTTGGTATTCCACATAAAGCTCGTCGTCCTTTAATGCAGTACGCAAATCTTCTAGCAGCTGCATTCGCTCTAGGGCATCGGAGTTCATCGAGGAGTTGTAATAGTGGAATGTGTTGCGGCCGAGGTCTTTCGAACGGTACATGGCGATATCGGCTTTTTTGACTAGCTCGTCATAACGCTCGCCATCGTTGGGGTAAACAGAAATACCAATCGAAGCACTGCAAACCAATTTATGCTGGCCGGTAATTACGGGGCGCGATACGCGCTCTTGAATAACTGTTGCAATGTTAGACACATCGCGCTCATCAGATAGCCCTTCTAAAATGAGTAGGAACTCATCGCCGCCCAACCGGCAGACGGTATCGCTGGCGCGGGTGGCATCGCGCAAGCGTTCGGCAATGGCAACTAAATAACGGTCGCCGGTTTCGTGCCCAAGCGAATCGTTAATGGCTTTAAAGTCGTCCAAATCAATAAATATCAGTGCGATTTTTTTATCGGAGTGGGTGCGTGCCGCGCGCTGTACGGCTTGCTCGAAGCGGTCGCTGGCCAGTGTTCGGTTGGGGAGTTCGGTAAGGTTGTCGTGGTTGGCTAAAAAGGCAATCGCTTTTTCAGACTCACGTACCTTGACGTTTTCACTATTGAGGTTGTGAATAGTATTCACGTAGTCGTTAATAAGAAGGCGCACCGCTAACCCAGATATCAACAGAATAATGGCCGTAGTGACGGGGCGTGTGGCATCGTTAAAAGAGTTATTAAACGTCAATAGCCCGCTTTGTTGCGCATAGCCCATGGCAAAGATATTCGCAATAAAAACGATCAGTAAAATGGTAAAGCTACGCCGGCTGCCGACCATGGCGGCAAAAATAAGAATACAGGGCAAGCCCATCAAGCCAGAGTCGTAATGACCATTAGACACCCAAAGTATAGAGAGCGCGAGGGTGGCAAGTGTCCAAATCAGTAGTTCAGAGGCGGCTTTGGTTTGTTTTTTTTGTGCAAGCCAAAAGCAAGCTCCCAGAAAGGGCAAGCTGGCTAAGAGCATAAACAGTGGCAGCCAGTTTTGCTCGACAAGCGTAACCGCCCCAATAGCAACAGCCCCGCCCAGAGCCAATAGTGTTAATTGGGCTGCTCGGCGCTCTAGTATGCTGCTTACGTTGTAGTTTGAGGCTTGTTGGTGGTTTACATCTGTCATTGCGGTTTATTGCTCTTATGTGCCATCCGAGTACAGAGAGAGGTACTGTAAAAGTACCCGTGAATGCTGATGAGTACTATTTATGTCGGCGGGCAAATTCCTTTGTTGTCGCACGTGTTGAGCATAGGCCCTTTGTCACCTGTTGCCGGGTTAATTGCATTAAATCCTAATCAAGAATTAAACGCAGCTGCGATGCGACTAGCGGTGCATTTAAAAGGTAAACACGCGCATTGTTTTTCATGTTTTATTATCGAGATGCGCGTTTCTAGATCAACGGTATTTAAAGTGTGCTGAAACCCCAGTGTGCCAAAAAAAAATATAAAGTAATCAGTGTTCTAAACAAATAGTCATAAATGACATTTTTCTGTCGCGCACTTCTTTATCGATTAATACAAATGTATGAATGCCTGCTGCGAATGTAGAATACGGGTGCCCTGATTTTTATTAACGGGCAAATAGCGCGTAGCTTGACGCCATAGAGTATATGTTGTGAGCCGCAGCAAAAGGTATCCCATTTGTGTGTCTGCTATTTTTGATCACTGTTTTATGGCTTGTGGTGTCAGGCAACACTTCTTAAGCTGCTGGTTGTATATTTTGACGCTAAATAGCGACACGAGGAAATAACATGAAAAAAATAATAGCATTAGTTGGCTTGTTGCTAACGTCGGTGGCTTGGGCTGACCTTTCAGCCAGCTGGTGGCAAGGCGGCTACCCCAAACCTTTCGAGCACAGTTTGCTTGCTAAAAAGCAAAGTGCTATTACGATTCAAGGCAACAAATTTGTCGACGAAGACGGCGCCGTTTTTTTCTTTAAAGGTGTCAACGTTGCCGACCCCGACAAACTGGCCCAGCAAGGGCAGTGGAATAAAGCACTGTTTGAAGAAGTAAAACGTTGGGGCGCAAATACAATACGCTTACCCATTCACCCCGCGGCTTGGGCTAAGCACGGCCCAGGGCAATATTACGCTTGGTTGGATGAAGCCGTTATTTGGGCAAACGAATTAGGCTTGTATTTAATTATCGATTGGCATTCTATTGGCAATTTGCATTCTGGTTTGTTCCAGCACCCTATGTACGTTACCGATTTTCAACAGACACAAGACTTTTGGCAAAAAACAGCCTTTCGCTATAAAGGTGTTCCAACGGTAGCGGTTTATGAGCTTTTTAACGAGCCGACACATAACTATATAGGCAATGGCGATTATAGTTTGGGCAGCATTACGTGGGCACAATGGAAGACCCAAGTTGAAGCGATGATTGACCTTATTCAAGCGTACGATAAACAAGTCATACCGTTGGTTGCTGGGTTTAACTGGGCTTACGATTTAACGCCAGTAAGAACGCAACCTTTTGAGCGCGAAAACATTGCCTATGCCGCGCACCCTTATCCACAAAAGGCTAAGCCTGAGAACGAATCGCGCGAGGAATTCTTTCGCTTATGGGAAGAGCATTGGGGTTTTGTGGCCGATCGCGCGCCAATGATTGCAACAGAAATTGGCTGGGCAAACGAAAATGAACACGGTGCTCATGTGCCAACCATTAATAATGATCACACCTACGGGCCTAATATCGTTAAGTACTTAGCGAAAAAAGGCATATCCTGGACGGTATGGGCGTTCGATCCTGAGTGGTCACCGACCATGATTAAAAACTGGGATTTTGAGCCTACCGAGCAGGGGGCTTTCTTTAAAAAGGTATTACAGGGTAAATATAAAGAGTAATCGCCGCCGCCCCCTGAGGTATACCTAAGGGGGCTTAGCGAATGATATTTTCAACGTTTGTATCGGCCAGCGCTTGCGGCCCTTAACCTGTTTTTAGTTTATCTAATACGGCTAACACATCGGATTGATTACCAAGGCATGCCTCGGTAATCATTAACCCTCCCAGTTCTCCTACGCCAATAATGTCGTTGGCGCCCGCAATTTCAAAATATTCACGGGCGTGGATATTTAACATCTCTACAATAATTTGTGCTTCTGGATTGACCTTTCTCGCCAGCATGCAATGGGTTGTAGTAAATGCGTCGGCACCAAACTTTTGTTCGTAATTTGCCAAAACAATAATTTTCTGTGCTGTATCTGCTGATGCGCGCAATAACATTTGCGTGTCGAGTAAGTTTTTATAGCGGACAAAAAAGACCGCATCGTCTTGAATCGGCTTGTTATCGAGGTCGGCGATAATGACGACTTCTGTTCCTTTGTGGTGCGGGTCGTTATGGAGGCGTTCGATGATTTTCCGGCCTTTCATATTCCAGCCAATCAGCAGAATATGATTTTTTGTCTTGATTGGATTCATCCCCATCTCCTCTCTAAGCTTGGTTTCAATGAATAGCGCGGCCATTAAGGCTGAAAATAGGGCGATTAACCCGAGTGACATGAGAATCATCATGACGGTGATGATTCTGCCGCCGGTGGTAATGCTGGTTTTATCGCCAAATCCTACCGTCGACATCGTGCTAATTACGTAATAAATCACATCGCCAATATGTTGGAATGCTGGGTTAGTGTGCAGCTCGAAGATGCTGATACCCACAACGCCAAAGGTAAAGACGCTACCGGCATAACCCAAAAACTTGAGCATTAGCTTCACTTTTACACGGTGAAAAAAGTGCAAAAGTGTGAATACGGAATAGCGCAACTCGCGAAATAATGTGCTAAACATGTTGGCTCAGTGATTGAGTGTCTTGTAAGTAATTGAATAGGGCTGTAGTAAAATGCCCTAAAGTGTTAACTGTAGTATAGGTAAGGTTGCGTGACTTGCCTTTGCTGAAATGACCCTCTTTTAATAGCCAATGTTTAAGGAGTTGTGATGGTTTATAAATGTGCCAGTTTATTGTTTGTCGTCGCTTTTATAGGGTGTGCTAAGCAACCAGAGCCAACAGGGGTAATTCCTGCGCACCAGCTAAAGGCACTGGAAAAAGCAAAAGCCGTAGAAGGGCTGATCAAGGATAAGGGAGAACAGCATAAGCAATTGCTAGAGGAGTGAGAGCGTGGCCCAAGTTAATCACGATATGCCGTTTTTTACACAGTTGTTGCAGCAAGTATTTACTCGGCCAGTAAAAATAGTGCATGCGGCGCCGGTTGGCGGCGGTGATATTCACCATTGTTATCAAATTGTATTGGCTGACAATAGCCACTTTTTTATTAAGTGTAACCACGCGCGCTATGCCAACCTCTTAGAGCAAGAGCATTATGCGCTTGCGGCACTGCAGCAGGCCTGCGCCATAAAAGTACCGGAAGTACTCGGTACAGGAGAGTGCGAAGGCTATTGTTACCTGGTATTGGAGTGGCTAGAGCTGAGTACTAGCGGCGATGAAACCGCACTTGGCCGACAGTTAGCGCAAATGCATCAGCATAGTAGTGATCGCTTTGGTTGGGCGGCTGATAATTTTATTGGTCACAATGTACAGCACAATACTTGGTGCGAAAGCTGGGCTACTTTTTGGCGAGAGCAACGCTTGCTGCCGCAATTAGCGATGGCGCTTCAAAGTAGCCATGGGCATGTGCTGTCAAAATATGTGGATGATTTTATTGCTGCCAGCGATGCATTGCTTGATCATCACAACCCAGCACCAGCATTATTACACGGAGATTTATGGGGTGGTAATAAGGCTTATTTGGCTTCGGGGGAACCTGTTATTTTTGACCCCGCTAGTTATTATGGTGACCCAGAAACCGATATCGCGTTCACGCGGCTTTTTGGTGGCTTTGGTGCCGACTTTTATAACTCGTATAACCATGCGCGCAGCTTACTTGCGGGGGCATCAACAAAAGATGCAATAGCCGCGTCGCAAGCCTTGAGCCTGCCTGAACAAGTTGTGCAACGACAGGTGTTATATAATATTTATCACCAGCTTAATCACTTTAATTTATTTGGCGAAGGCTATTTGAGTGATTGCGAACACGCCATATTAAGTGTGATTAAATTTACCCGATAAATTAAATGCTGGCTAGTAAGTTAGGGTAAAGCTTACTGAGCTGTTTTTGGATATATGCGTAACGTTTAAATTGTTTGTGGTCAGACTTTAAGTCGCCAATAGCGCGTAAACAGCGGCGGCATACTTTTTCGTGTTGGTGGGTCGCGCCGTTTTCTTCATCAAATGCCGTAATGGCTTGTACAAGGTTAAGGTTTAGACCAATGTGCTTGGGGTAGCTTGCCAATGCTTGGTTGAACACTTCAATGGCGGCTTCAAAATCTTTTTCGTCGTAGGCATTAATGCCCGATTTTGTGAGTTTTGCCGCTTGCCCTTTACCTTCATCACTAATGGGTTCGCCGGTGATGCCATCGATAATCCGCAGTAGTTTTTTATCTTTAGGGTTACTTGCAGCAACAGAGGTTAAAATGGCACGAGCTTGCTCTTCTTCATCCATAGCGTACAGGGTTCGTGCAAATTCTAAACTGGAATTTACCGATGGCGCGCGCACATTGTTATAAAGTTTTGTGGCTTTATCGGCCATGGTTTTGGCTTTGTCTTTGTTGCCCATGCTAACGGCAAGTTGTGATTCCACCATTAATGCTTGCGCTTCAACTTCTGGCGAGTTGCCATAGCGTTTGCGCGCACGATCTAAAAAGGTATTGGCTTGTTTTATTAATTGCTTGGATTCTGTGCTTTTATCGCCTTTTGTGGTGTCGGCAACTTTGCGGACAAAATTAAAATAGTCTTGGGCTGATTCATGGCAGGAATTATTGCCCCACTTAATTGCGCTTTGATGGGCTTTTAGCGAAACGTCATCATCGTGATTAATGTCGGCAAGTTCGGCAAGTTCTCGGTGACGGGTGACTGACTTGGGCGAAATATGTGTGGCGCGCTCCATCGCTTTTTGGGCGCCGAGCATATCGTTGCGTTTGACGTTTATTTCAGCCAGCATGTCGTGGGCTTCAATGTAGCGCTCGTCTTCTTGCAACACTTCTTCCATTAAGTCTTCGGCGGTTTCGAGGTCGCCAAGCTCAACGAGGGTTTTGCCTAGACCAAGCTTGGCCCAAACCATGGGACGTTTGCCTAAAATACTTTCGTAAAGGGACTTTGCTTCTTTAAGTTCGCGCAGTAAAAAAAGCAGCTGGCCTTTCATTTTAATGCAGTCTTTAGCGTAGCGGCTGCCGCTGGCAATCATTTCGTTGCAGCCTTCGAGCGCTTTGCGGTAGTTGCCGTCGGCAATGGCCTGCTTGATGGAGATGAGTGCTTCGTGGCGAATAATGGCGCGGTTAAGACGCGATTTTAAAGATTGCTCGGTATAAGGCTTGGTGATGTAGTCATCGGGCTGGCATTCGAGGGCGCCTAGTACCATTTCGCGCGATTGCTCGCCGGTTAAAAGTACGAACAGGCTTGTCATTAAAAGCACGCGCAAAAATCGAACTTCCTCTAAGACTTGCTGGCCATCTTTGCCGGTGCCTAGGTTGTAATCGCAAATAACAATATCGTATTTGTTGGTAGAGCAAAGTTTCACCGCTTCGGTGCCGTCGGCGGCGGTATCGACATGCTCGGCGCCATAACTGCGTAACGAGCGCTTTAGTGAGCCGCGAATTTCAGGAAAGTCATCGGCCACTAAGCACTTCTTGTTGGAGAAGATTTTAACGATATCAATCTGTTTGACGTCGTCTGGGGATATTTGTCCAAGGTCGAGTGTATGTGCTTTCATGTGCGCGCCTTACGTATTACAACACGCGTGCCTTAGGGGCACGCCCGCCGCGTGACTGAATAAATTAATCCTTATAGCTTCAGTCTAGACGCATTTAGCATGATTGCCGCTGGCGCGCGCATTTACGCGCCAAGCGTTTAAATCGCAGGTATCAGTGGTGGTTGCGGCGCAATAGCGGCGCCGGCATTGTTAGCTTTTACTGGACAAACTCTTGACGAACACTTTGGATTTGCGCTGGTAGTTGTAAAGTGCTGCGCGCTCGACAGGCAAGCTGCTGGTGAGTGTTTCAACAAACCCCTGCTCGATAAACCAATGCGCTGTTTGTGTGGTGAGTACAAACAGTTTTTTAATCTCAAGCTTTAGGGCTTGGCGCTCGATATGGGTGAGTAGCTTGGCGGCTTTGCCATCGCGGCGATAGTCTGGGTGCACAGCCATGCAGGCAAGCTCGCCAGACTCTTGGTCGCTAAAGGGGTATAACGCGGCACACGCAATGACCACGCCGTCTTTCTCCATGACGGTAAAGCAATGGATTTCGCGCTCTAGAAGTTCGCGCGAGCGCTTAACCAAAATGCCCTCGTGCTCTAGCGGTGCAATCAAATTGAGTATGCCCATCACATCATCAATGCGTGCGCGGCGAATGGTTTCGTAGCTGTCGCGGTAGACCATTGTGCCGGAGCCGTCGCGGGTAAATAGCTCTTTGAGTAAGGCGCCGTCTTCGTTTGAGGAGATGACGTGTGCTCTTGAAATACCACCATCGCAAGCTTTGTGGCAGGCCTTCAACGAAAAATAAGTGTTGTTTGAATTGCTTGCCGCTTTTTGGCGTAATAAGAACTTTTCACTTTTTAGCAGCGTAAGTTCTCTATAGATTTGGTCGTTTTCATCACGAATAGGGCCGTCGTCGTTTAGGGCAATAAGCTTGTCGGCTTTTAGTTCTAGGGCGGTGTGAACAGCAACATCGGCGAAATTAAGGTTAAAGATTTCCCCTGTGGCGGAATAGCCCAGCGGCGAAAGCAACACAATGCCACCGTCGGCAAGAATCCTTTGAATGCCTTGGGTATCGACGCTTCGGACTTTACCTGTGTGCTGAAGATCCACCCCGTCAATAACGCCCAGCGGCTTGGCGGTGACAAAGTTGCCGCCGCGCACTTTGATTTTGGCTCCGTACATGGGGGAGTCTGGCAGCCCATGCGAGAAACTGGCCTCTAGTTGCAGGCGTGTAGCACCAATAGTTTCGAGCACTTTTGGCATATCTTCTTTGCGGGTCACGCGAAGGCCGTGATGCATTAACGAGGTCTCGTCATGCTCCGATAGTTTGCTATCGATTTGCGAACGCGCACCATGCACGATCACTAACTTTATACCGAGGCTATCAAGCAGGGCGATATCAGCAATGACGTTGCCAAGGTTGGGTTGGCTAATGCAGTCGCCTGGCAACATCAATACAAAAGTCTTGCCTCTGTGCGCATGAATGTAAGGTGCTGAATGACGGAACCACTGAATATCTTGCGGGCTGGTTTCTGGCACGAAAAATCTCCGCTAAAACTGAAAAAAAGTTCAGTATACGCCCAACTGTAATCAGGAGGGGAGCGTTATAACTAACGGCATGCGTAATTGTTGAATTAAGAGTCAGATAGTCTTAGCGGGAAGGGAGGCTGGGCTAAGCTAAAAGAATGAAGAGGTTTCTTTTTTATGGCAAATCATACACCTACGCACGAAGCAATAAGTGGAGCCAGTGTGATCGATAGCGATAAGCAGCATTTTTCGTCGACTCTTGTGCGCATATTGGAGCAAGTAGAAACGCTTCGCGGTAACTCTTTTATTGAGCGCATAACGCCGTTGCTGGCAGAAACGATTCAGGCTGATTACACCTTTGTGGGGTTGGTGGACGCAAGCTTTACACGCGCCGATTCCCTTTGTTTGTGCGAGGGGACGCGCATTATCGATAACATTCAATACGCTTTATTGGGTACGCCCTGTCAAGGCGTGGTAGAGCAAAATTTATGTATTCATACGTCGGGGGTTTGCGATGCCTTCCCCGAGGACAATATGTTGGCCGAGCTAGGGGTGCAGGGCTACATAGGTGCCCCGCTATTTGCCCCTGATGGCGGTGTTTTTGGGTTAATTGTTGCGCTATTTAAAAAGCCCATCGCACACCCAGAGCCCGTACAAACGCTTTTCTCGGTGTTTTCTGGCCGTATAGCCGCCGAAATTGTGGGTGCGCAGGCCCAGCGTTCCTTAGAGGCCGAGCTTGAAAAAAGTAAAAAGTTACAAGAGCAGTACCAGCTACTGGCAAGGCAGGAGCGTGACGCCCGGCATCGTGCGCAAAAGGCCAACCGAGTAAAAAGTGCTTTTGTTGCCAATATGAGTCACGAAGTTAAGACGCCAATGAATGCCATGCTGGCCTTTTGTCAGATGCTATTAAAATCGGAGCTGAATCAAAGCCAGCGCTTACAAGTGCAAAGCATGCTCGATGCTGGCCAGCAACTTATGACAATGCTTAACGATGTGCTTGAGCTTTCCCGCTTAGAAGACGGCATTGTTGAGCTGCCCGAGCAAGATGTTCTGAGCCATCAACTACTTGACGATGTTGTCGAACAGGCGGCCAGCCAGCTGCAACAAAAGCCCATTAAGTTTGGTTACAGCATTGCCCCTACGGTGCCCCCAAAGTTGCTAATGGCGGAGCATCATGTGCAAAAGGTGGTTGTTAATTTATTGAGCAACGCACTTAAATTTACGCAAAAGGGTGAAATACACGTACAGATGGATTTTACGCTAGGCGAGCAAGATGTTGGTTCGCTAACGATTACTGTAGCCGATACGGGCGTGGGGATTGATCAGCAATTCATTGGTGATATTTTTGAACCCTTCACCCAGCAAAATGTATCGAACACCCGCGCTTATGGAGGTGCGGGCTTGGGCTTGCATTTGGCCTATCGCTTGGTGAAAACAATGGGCGGCACCATTGATGTAGAAAGCGTTTTAGGTCAAGGAAGTGTATTTACTTTGAGTCTGCCGGTTGTGTTATCAGATGCTCCAGCGGCCAGGGCTTCGAATGTAGAAGCTGCTATAGGGCTGGTGTCGCTGCAGGGCGATGCGCTAATTACCGAAAACGCATTGCGCTTTTTGGGTGTGGCGATTCACCGTATTGATAACCGAGTTCCGCTATCTCTGCAGTTGGGGCAAACCCCAATAGCCGGCTTGGTTATAGATGCTAGCTGTGATTTGGCTGAATCTGGCCAGCTGGCGCATTGGTTAGCAGAAGCTGGCAGCGAAAAGTTACCTGTTGCAGTGGTGGCTTCAAAAGACGTTGTGCATATAGCGTCAGTCCGCGAGCAGTTGGTAAACGTTACTTGTGTGCAAGCGCCTGTACTTATGCACGAATGGTTGGATGTGGTGGAAGGTCTTGCTGGAAAA
Protein-coding regions in this window:
- a CDS encoding glycoside hydrolase family 5 protein, which gives rise to MKKIIALVGLLLTSVAWADLSASWWQGGYPKPFEHSLLAKKQSAITIQGNKFVDEDGAVFFFKGVNVADPDKLAQQGQWNKALFEEVKRWGANTIRLPIHPAAWAKHGPGQYYAWLDEAVIWANELGLYLIIDWHSIGNLHSGLFQHPMYVTDFQQTQDFWQKTAFRYKGVPTVAVYELFNEPTHNYIGNGDYSLGSITWAQWKTQVEAMIDLIQAYDKQVIPLVAGFNWAYDLTPVRTQPFERENIAYAAHPYPQKAKPENESREEFFRLWEEHWGFVADRAPMIATEIGWANENEHGAHVPTINNDHTYGPNIVKYLAKKGISWTVWAFDPEWSPTMIKNWDFEPTEQGAFFKKVLQGKYKE
- a CDS encoding ATP-binding protein, which encodes MANHTPTHEAISGASVIDSDKQHFSSTLVRILEQVETLRGNSFIERITPLLAETIQADYTFVGLVDASFTRADSLCLCEGTRIIDNIQYALLGTPCQGVVEQNLCIHTSGVCDAFPEDNMLAELGVQGYIGAPLFAPDGGVFGLIVALFKKPIAHPEPVQTLFSVFSGRIAAEIVGAQAQRSLEAELEKSKKLQEQYQLLARQERDARHRAQKANRVKSAFVANMSHEVKTPMNAMLAFCQMLLKSELNQSQRLQVQSMLDAGQQLMTMLNDVLELSRLEDGIVELPEQDVLSHQLLDDVVEQAASQLQQKPIKFGYSIAPTVPPKLLMAEHHVQKVVVNLLSNALKFTQKGEIHVQMDFTLGEQDVGSLTITVADTGVGIDQQFIGDIFEPFTQQNVSNTRAYGGAGLGLHLAYRLVKTMGGTIDVESVLGQGSVFTLSLPVVLSDAPAARASNVEAAIGLVSLQGDALITENALRFLGVAIHRIDNRVPLSLQLGQTPIAGLVIDASCDLAESGQLAHWLAEAGSEKLPVAVVASKDVVHIASVREQLVNVTCVQAPVLMHEWLDVVEGLAGKSNASQSVNGKAGERILLVEDNRLNQEIALCILEDAGYRVDVANNGQEAVDTMESSPDVYQLVLMDIQMPVMDGLEATRIIRGRLRSHVPIVAVTAGIAVQDRQQCDEVGMDDFIPKPIDEDFVLQKVRYYMSGAHQTQ
- a CDS encoding potassium channel family protein, coding for MLKFLGYAGSVFTFGVVGISIFELHTNPAFQHIGDVIYYVISTMSTVGFGDKTSITTGGRIITVMMILMSLGLIALFSALMAALFIETKLREEMGMNPIKTKNHILLIGWNMKGRKIIERLHNDPHHKGTEVVIIADLDNKPIQDDAVFFVRYKNLLDTQMLLRASADTAQKIIVLANYEQKFGADAFTTTHCMLARKVNPEAQIIVEMLNIHAREYFEIAGANDIIGVGELGGLMITEACLGNQSDVLAVLDKLKTG
- a CDS encoding fructosamine kinase family protein codes for the protein MAQVNHDMPFFTQLLQQVFTRPVKIVHAAPVGGGDIHHCYQIVLADNSHFFIKCNHARYANLLEQEHYALAALQQACAIKVPEVLGTGECEGYCYLVLEWLELSTSGDETALGRQLAQMHQHSSDRFGWAADNFIGHNVQHNTWCESWATFWREQRLLPQLAMALQSSHGHVLSKYVDDFIAASDALLDHHNPAPALLHGDLWGGNKAYLASGEPVIFDPASYYGDPETDIAFTRLFGGFGADFYNSYNHARSLLAGASTKDAIAASQALSLPEQVVQRQVLYNIYHQLNHFNLFGEGYLSDCEHAILSVIKFTR
- a CDS encoding putative bifunctional diguanylate cyclase/phosphodiesterase, translating into MTDVNHQQASNYNVSSILERRAAQLTLLALGGAVAIGAVTLVEQNWLPLFMLLASLPFLGACFWLAQKKQTKAASELLIWTLATLALSILWVSNGHYDSGLMGLPCILIFAAMVGSRRSFTILLIVFIANIFAMGYAQQSGLLTFNNSFNDATRPVTTAIILLISGLAVRLLINDYVNTIHNLNSENVKVRESEKAIAFLANHDNLTELPNRTLASDRFEQAVQRAARTHSDKKIALIFIDLDDFKAINDSLGHETGDRYLVAIAERLRDATRASDTVCRLGGDEFLLILEGLSDERDVSNIATVIQERVSRPVITGQHKLVCSASIGISVYPNDGERYDELVKKADIAMYRSKDLGRNTFHYYNSSMNSDALERMQLLEDLRTALKDDELYVEYQPIVLLETGKIIGAEALVRWQHPKRGLIRPDIFIPLAEKSGLIVDIGAWVLERACRDISGLQSKYFPEFRVAVNVSTIQLKRDDFKKRVKKILADVPISPNSLELEITESELLSDSPEFDESVEQLKLMGISLAIDDFGTGYSNLGYVQKIKVAKLKIDRSFVHGIEGNSDNQAIVRAVHNIADGLIMNTVAEGVENAEELLFLKELGITHGQGYLWSRPVSIKSLIRLLQDAA
- the argA gene encoding amino-acid N-acetyltransferase, encoding MPETSPQDIQWFRHSAPYIHAHRGKTFVLMLPGDCISQPNLGNVIADIALLDSLGIKLVIVHGARSQIDSKLSEHDETSLMHHGLRVTRKEDMPKVLETIGATRLQLEASFSHGLPDSPMYGAKIKVRGGNFVTAKPLGVIDGVDLQHTGKVRSVDTQGIQRILADGGIVLLSPLGYSATGEIFNLNFADVAVHTALELKADKLIALNDDGPIRDENDQIYRELTLLKSEKFLLRQKAASNSNNTYFSLKACHKACDGGISRAHVISSNEDGALLKELFTRDGSGTMVYRDSYETIRRARIDDVMGILNLIAPLEHEGILVKRSRELLEREIHCFTVMEKDGVVIACAALYPFSDQESGELACMAVHPDYRRDGKAAKLLTHIERQALKLEIKKLFVLTTQTAHWFIEQGFVETLTSSLPVERAALYNYQRKSKVFVKSLSSKS
- a CDS encoding tetratricopeptide repeat-containing response regulator, with the translated sequence MKAHTLDLGQISPDDVKQIDIVKIFSNKKCLVADDFPEIRGSLKRSLRSYGAEHVDTAADGTEAVKLCSTNKYDIVICDYNLGTGKDGQQVLEEVRFLRVLLMTSLFVLLTGEQSREMVLGALECQPDDYITKPYTEQSLKSRLNRAIIRHEALISIKQAIADGNYRKALEGCNEMIASGSRYAKDCIKMKGQLLFLLRELKEAKSLYESILGKRPMVWAKLGLGKTLVELGDLETAEDLMEEVLQEDERYIEAHDMLAEINVKRNDMLGAQKAMERATHISPKSVTRHRELAELADINHDDDVSLKAHQSAIKWGNNSCHESAQDYFNFVRKVADTTKGDKSTESKQLIKQANTFLDRARKRYGNSPEVEAQALMVESQLAVSMGNKDKAKTMADKATKLYNNVRAPSVNSSLEFARTLYAMDEEEQARAILTSVAASNPKDKKLLRIIDGITGEPISDEGKGQAAKLTKSGINAYDEKDFEAAIEVFNQALASYPKHIGLNLNLVQAITAFDEENGATHQHEKVCRRCLRAIGDLKSDHKQFKRYAYIQKQLSKLYPNLLASI